The stretch of DNA GTAACTGCGCGATCAGACGCAGAAATACCGGTGGTAGTGTCATTGACAGCATCAACCGAGACAGCGAAACGAGTCCCTTGAAGCGCGGTATTGTGGTCCACCATCGGATGCAACTGGAGTTTTGACATGCGTTCCTCGGGCATGCAAACACAGATAAGACCGCGTCCGTGGGTGGCAAAAAAGTTCACCATTGCGGGCGTTACTTTCTCTGCCGCCATAATAAGATCGCCTTCGTTTTCGCGATCTTCATCATCGGCAACAATGATACACTTGCCGGCTTTGATATCTTCAATTGCTTCCGACACAGTGTTGAATATTCTTTTGTCAGCCATAATCACCATCCGCTCTCAAAGAGCTTATTCTTAGTTAAACCGTTGTTTTCAGAATATTGATTTATTTTTAGCAGATACTTTCCCAACATATCGAACTCAATATTGACCTCATCACCCGTCTTCCACTGTGAGACCGTTGTGGCCGTCGCCGAATGGGGGATCAAATTGACACTGAGGCGACCGGAATCAACACGATTGACGGTCAGTGAGATACCGTTGATAGCGACAGATCCTTTCTCGATCACCAGCCGGTCAAACTTTGGATCGTACTGTACTACTATCTCAAGTGACTCTCCAACTCTGACTACCTTGGCAACACTTGCTGTGCAGTCTACATGACCGGTCACGAAATGGCCGCCCACGCGCGAACCGACCTGAAGTGCTCTTTCGAGATTAAGCAACGAACCGCGTCGATAGATATGTAGAATCGACCTCTCCGCCGTTTCCTGGGAAGCTTCCACTGTGAACGAACCAGCCCCAAGCTCGGTAACCGTCAGACAGACTCCGTCACAGGCTATGGAATCACCGATGGACAGATCAGAATCGACCAAAGGCGACTTTATTGTCAGCAAACGATAGTTTCCCCGCGCAGGGAGATCCACGATCGTGCCTATATCTTCAATCAAACCCGTGAACACAACTAAGCTCTCTTCCTTGGATAGCCGATCACCACGCAGTCTTTTCCCAGTTGTTGGAATTCGTGTTTCTCTAATTGTAATGCATCTGCCATAACCTGCGTCTTCAAATCCCCGATAGCATTGATCCCCTCCCCTACTATTTTCGGGGCTATTACGATCACACACTTATCGACCAGGTTCAGTTTCAGGAATTCGGTCGCCACGTTTTGACCACCCTCAATCAACAGCGATCTCAGACCGAAGCTGCCTGCCTGTTTCACGAGGTCGGCCACGTCAAGCTGGCCGTTGGGCTTCTCGGCCAGGTTCCAGTAGATGAGGTTCTGTCCGCGTTTTGTTTTGGCAAATCGTTCGTTCGCCGCCGCCGGTCCCGCAACTACTGTCTTGTAGTCATCATTATCCAATAGCAGGTGACACCTGCGTGGGAACTTCAATGACGAGGTCAGGACAATACGATACGGATTGGCACCCTTGACGCGGCGAACAGTAAGAGATGGATTGTCAACCGCAACGGTGTTCATCCCCACCACGACACCGTCGAATTCGGCTCGAAGTTGATGGGCAAGCTTGAGTGTGGCCGGGCACGAGATCCATTGCGACGAGCCGGTCCGGGTTGCTATCCGACCATCAAGCGATTGCGCCATTTTGAGAACTACAAACGGCCGACCATGTCGATGCCAGTTGAAGTAGATTTCGTTGAGGCGGATCGCCTCAGTTCTCATGAGTCCGGTTTCGACGGTAAGACCGGCTTTCCGAAGCGCTCGAAGACCTTTACCGTTTACCTGAGGATTGGGGTCTTTAACGGCCACAACGACGCGCTTGATACCAGCCTCTATGATAGCCTTGGTGCATGGGCCAGTATGGCCGGTATGACAACATGGTTCGAGGGTGACATAGATGGTAGCCCCGCGCACCGAACGGGCGACGTTCTTCAGGGCAGCCACTTCGGCGTGATCACCCCCAACGCGGCGGTGATAGCCCTGACCAATTATGCGGCCCTTCTTGACGATGACCGCCCCAACCATAGGGTTGGGCGCAGTGTGATACCGGCCCCGTGAGGCCAATTCAAGAGCCAGCGCCATGAACTCGCGGTCTGTCCGCTCGGGCATAAAAAAATCCCCAAAGTACACTTCGGGGTAAAACACAACAGCAGATGACAGCCCTACCCATACGGGCTTTCATCAACTCTAATGCAATCTTCTCTCATCCGGACTATACCGTCGGCGTCTGAATTACACAGACTCTGCCGGAGAAACCTCCAGCTCGCGGGCTTTCACCGCCGGTCGAGGATTTTCGCCTCACCCCGAAGATCGTTTGAATCAAATATATTGGTAATTAAGAAAAAGGCAATCAGTTTCTTGGGAAAATTTGATCGCTGCTTTGAGCCTCGGCACTCAGATCACTCACCAGCGCCCGGACGTCTTTCAGATGGAATGGCTTCGACATAATCGTCCTGATCCCGCTAAGAGCTAATTCACTCTCATCAAGCTGTGTCCCCCAACCGGTTATCATGGCAATTGGCATGGCCGGAAATCGTTCGTGTACTATTCCCGCCAGTTCGAGACCAGACATGCCGGGCATACCAAGATCGGTGATCATCATGTTGAAATCTCGCTTGTCAATTTCCTCCAACGCTACATATCCGTCGGGACAACCGACCGGATTGTGCCCATCTATAGCCAACGTGTCCATTAGTACTTCACGTACATCGCTATCATCATCGACAACGAGAATTCGCAGACGTTCCGGTTTGTTCTTGGATAGCGTCGTTTCCCGCACCACTTTCCGGGGTGACTCCTCTATGCCTTCAAGGGTCACTACAAAACTCGATCCGCCTGATTCGTTAGAATGAACCGCGACGTTACCGTTGAGACGTCCCACTATACCGCGAACTATCGCCAATCCCAACCCGGCTCCACGCTCCAGAGTTGTCGTAAAGAATGGATAGAATATTTTCGTCCGTAATTGCTCCGGAATACCCGGACCTTCATCGCTAACGGTTATGGTGATAAGGTTTTCCTCGGCAGCTACAATAATATCCACCTTACTGCCGTTCGGCGAAAACTTCACAGCGTTATCAACCAGCTTGTCGATAACTGTCATTAGGTCTACCCGATCACCACTAACCACGACCTTATCAAGCAGACACCTGGCACATACCTGTATCTTCTTTCCGGCTGCAATCTCCTGCCAGGTAATCCGGCCAACCGCCATCAAATCCTTGAGCAATTGACCCAGCTCGACCGGATACAACTTCCGTTGCGTGACGCTGGTACTGAACTCCTGAAGACGTCGAACCGACTCGGCTCCAACAAGAGCCAGGTGTTCGAGTTGGTTCAGCCCTTCCAGATTGGCGCCATCTTCAGTCTTGCGCTTCATCAATTGCACGCGCCCGATGAGACCACCAAAGACGTTATTAAAGTCGTGAGCCAAACCGGAAGTCATGTCGGCCAGAGCAGCAACAGTCTCGGTATTCGCCAACCGTTGTGAAGCTTCGTCCAAAAGCTGGTTGGCTTCCCGTAGTTGTTTTACCAGGAGAGCGTTGCGCAGAACAGTTTGTACAAAGACAGCCAAAACAGACAACAACTCACGATCATTGGCGCTGAGCTCAATATTACCAGCCGCCTTCACCACCAGAACCAGGTGAATATCGGAATCCGGGCTGATCTCAAGCATCACCGCATGGCTCCAGTAGGTATCACTATCACGACCAAGATTCTGGCAACGATACTTGAGCGTATCTTCTTGAAGATCTAGTCGAATGAGAGGTTCTACTTGCTCCAGCATCAGCTTGAGATCTTCGTCAGTGGGACGGTCACAGTTGATATGTTCTTTCAGCGTGAAAGAACCGGTATCGTTGTCCCGTTGTAATGCCAGTACAATCGCGCCTGGGATAATGTCATTCACGCGTTGCAGCACCTGGTCGACAAGTTCGTCGTATGCAAGAGTTCTCAGGGGTAATTCGAACAAAGGCAACAGTCGCGATAGCCCTTGCGAGTAGTTCTCGACCTGAGCCAGATCGTCGGCGGCATTCATGGCAATCGAGGCCGACTGGCAGGCCAGATCAAGCATGTGTATAGACTCCAGCGATACTGCTGGTTGGGACTCATACCAATAGGCGGAACAGATTAGATCAAGATCTCCATCAAAGTCGTAACGGAACTGGTAATTGCATGCAAAGCTGTTGTCCCGACCGAATTGATCCGGCGGAAGAGTAGATGCAGAATCGTCCTCCTCAAGGTCAATCATGATCGATTCGTGAGGCAACAGGTCGGATCTTTTGTTAGCCCAATATGACTCCAGCGCACCAAGATTGCGTATGGAAAGATGATGTCCGTGTTGATAGGAAACCGGTATCAGTTCCCCCTGACCGCAATAGAAAACAGCTACGAAATCAGCCCCAAGGATTCGCGCCATCATTTGAGCTGCTGTATCGACCTGAGTGACGATGCCAGCAAACTTCTTACCGGCCCTCGCCTGGAAGTATTTCTGTATTAACTTGGTTGAGACATAGGTCTGCATAATGAGTCTATTTCCTGTACCAGACCACGTTCATGATTTCCATCAACCGGGTATCGGATACTTAGCCAATGATCTTCTCAGTGTCCGTCGATTCTGGCGCCACAATTCTTGAGTCGACGTTTCCCACCGGATCGCTCGGACCGACAGGAGGCGAACATATGCTTCCTCTTGGGAAGCTACCTGTCGACATACCCACTGTTTCGAACTGAAGTCTCGTAGCCTCAGTCAGGGTTGAATCAAATGCTGACCGGATAACAAGAGCCACCGCAGCAGCTACCGAGGAAACGAAAAGCACATCACAGGGTGTGTAATGGTAGCGATCACTACGCCGTCGGTCAGCCAATGAGATAACGCCACATACCTGTTGTCCCAGCGTGATCGGTACCAACAAGGCTGATTTCAGATCCGGACGGTACATCTGCCTCGTCTCGGCCTGTGACATTGTGCCCTCAGCATTCTCCTGGTTGATCACCATCAGTCGTCCATGGTCACGCACCAGACGATGATAGGGCATCAGAGACATGATCATATGTCCGTCGGCCGGAACCATGTCATCCTGGGAATGGGTTAGTGCCAACGCCCGCGATCTCAGAAATGTCCCGTTCTCCTCAAAAGTCGATATCCTCACTGAGGATGTCCGCAGTTCTCTGAGAAGTACGTTGGCAGCTTTCTGGTAGACTTGCTGCGACTCCGACTCTGAGGCGAGTTCACTTAAAATACAATTGACCAATGTGTGCCTGCGACGGAACTGCTCTTCTTCGTAGCGACCAATCTCGGCGGACAACATCCTTGCAAGAACTGGTATCATTGCTCGCAACGTATGAAGGGTACGTCCGCGAGCATGCACCGGTCCTAACAACAATACCGCCTTAGTGCAATTAGTGTCCTGCAACGGAACTACGAGTAGGTCCTTCACACCCGTGGCCTTCATGATATCACCCACAAAAGGCGGCATCTGCTCCATGTCAGTAGTAGCCATGAAAGGATGCGTCCCATCCGTCATCGTCGAAGATAGATCCTCCAGCCAAATTGGATCAAGTCCCTTCTCACTGAGCAGAGTCCCGTTTCGTCCCACCGTGTACCGACGGCTATCACGTCCCGTATAGGCCATCGTAAAAGAAAGATATTCTGCCCCTGTCACACCCCGTAGCAATCGGGCAACTCGAACCACTCGGTCATCAAAGTTACCACCACTGTCGATAATTTCCTGGAGATTTTCCGTCTCTCTGTTCTGTTGCCGGCCATACTCGACCTCAAGTTGGAGCTTCCGGCTGGTCATGGAGCGACCAAGAATGTCCATTACGAGTCTTACTACATCCTGATCTTCGATTGAGAGACCAATCTTGTCGGTCCACAGCAGGAACACGGCTACCAGCTTACCCTTGACACGCAATGGCATTACTACTCGCGGAGATTCACTTCCAGGCGGAACTTCCACAGCAATATCATCACTCTCGTCAGTACTGCTAGCTGAGGTTGAGATTGATCTCAACAGATCGACATCTTTCTCCAGACCACCCGCAGCACTTAGAAAGCTTATGGTTCCGGTTCGTTGTTGACGGACAAATATGGCCCCTTTGGAAATCCTCAGTCCCCCAACAATTAGCTCCAGAACTCTTTCCAGTATCAATGTGGTTCGGCTCTCACCCGCGACGAGCTGCTCAATCTGCTTCAATAGATCGTACCGATTATCTTTCTTATCTGACTGGGCTTGTGGAGAGCGACCACGTTCCAGCCACCCGGAGATACCACTGGCCAGAAGCACAGTAGCGGTTATCGTAGCAATCCAGGAAGTCAGCTTGAAAAACAACGGCTCGGAGAAAAACGGTACAGAAACAAAGAACCCTGCGTCGTTACCCAATCGGGCTGTCGCCACTAATGCCATTATCACCAACCCGGACGAAATGTGTCGGTACACTTCACCACTCAAAGCTAATATCATGGGTCTGAACCGCAACACCACTACAAGAGCGGAGAGAGAGATCAACCCTGCCCCTAAATTCACTGTCTGACCTTCCACGAAACCTCCTAAAGGTCCGAAACCGTTCTATTTCTTGAGTTATCGGCACTAACCGGAGAGCTATTAAGGAAGGGAGGCAATTATGAGAGAACGGCAAACATCACTTTAACGACATCTACATTAACACAACATATAATGTATTAGTTTATGTAATACGCATAATGTCGTTACCATACATATGTTATCGGCGTCTATTTAGAAAACAAAGTAAGACTTGAGGCTCGACTAAAGTTCTTGAAGTGCGTCTTGGAGAGTTTGGTCAGGACATCAACGCCATAGAGATGGACCAATTCTCGACCAACTCGATCTACTTGAGCTGAGGCTCCTTTGGGGATATCAACATGGTACTCACCGGATAATCGCTTGATTTCCCTAATAAAGGCCGCCCTCGCGAGGATTGATGCGGCTGCCACCTGAACTATTTCTTCACCGCGAAAGCGCTGGTTGACTTCTACCGACACTCCAGCCTTTCTTAAGACACTCTCGACCAATTCTGTTTTGCCAAACTGGTCCACTACAATCAGATCAGCCGTCTGTTGCTCCAGAACACCGGAAATGGCCTCGCCGTGGCCATGAGCCAATAGTTTGTTGAGGTTTCGAATATTCTTGTAGCGGGCGTTATATTGCTCGGGGTCGATCACCACCAATTGATGAGCAAAGTCCTTCCTCAGGAACTCGTCGAGATCAAGAACGCGGTTGTCAGAGAGCTTTTTTCCGTCGCGCACACCAGCCTTGACCAGCATAGGACAGGCATCATCTGGGGCAAGAAACGCGGCCACAACCAACGGGCCAAAAAAATCACCCTTACCGGACTCGTCAACACCGACTACTCGCCGCCCGGACATATTCTAATTGGCTCGTTCTATGTATTCACTCGTGCGAGTATCTATCTTAATCATATCCCCTTCTTTGATGAAGGGCGGTACTTTTACCTCAAGGCCGGTCATAACTGTGGCCGGCTTGGTAATATTCGACACAGTGTCACCCCGAGCGGCCGGTTCGGTAGTGACAACTTCCATGATAACAGACGCTGGCAGATCCACCGAGAGCGCCTGACCATCGAGGAACAGCACCTTGTAATCGGAGTTCTCCAGCAGAAACCACCGGGCATCACCAAGATTCTCCACGGGGATTTCGATTTGATCGAACGTCTCCGAATCCATAAAAGTGTAAGCTCCGCTGTTCTCGTATAGATACTGCATCTTGCGTTCTTCCACATCGGGGGCTTTGAAAGAATCGTTCGAGCCAAACACCTTTTCGACGACTGCACCGGTCTTAATGTGCTTAAGCTTAGTGCGAATATTAGCCTTGCCTCGCCCCATCTTGAAGTGCTGGTAGCTGACTACATAGTACGGCTGATCATCAACGACAATACGCAAGCCTTTACGAAAATCCGACGGTGAAAACATATGGTCCTCCTGAATAAATCAGCCGTGAATATAATACATTCACTCGATTGCCAAAGCATTTTTTATCCTCGTGCATCGGACAAGAAACTTCTGGCGGTTAGGTCACAACCTGGGCTGAAACTCCTGAATTAGTATTGTCTTGGTCTGGTGTTGGAATCATGGGTAGAATGACAGAAAACACCGTCCGCTGATTCGCCTCCGATGTGACCGTTAGTCTTCCCCCGTGCAGATCGACAATCTTGCTAGCCAGCGACAGCCCCAGGCCTGTACCAGCCGCTCTTGATGAGAAAAAGGGAGTGAATATTTTGTCCAGGTTCTCAATCGGGATGCCACAGCCGTTGTCAGAAACCTCAATGATTACATTCCCATCCGCTTCGCTGACCTCAATAAGCACCTCTCCCCCATCAGGACCATACGCCAGCGCAGCGTTTTCAATCAGGTTCCCCAGTACTTGTTTGAACAGAAGAGCATCAAGTATTACTGTCAACTGCATATCAGCTTCTATGCGGAACCGGATAGCCGTTAAATCCTGACGCACTTGAAACGAACTAACTACATCGAATACGAGATCAGCCAACACCTCAGGGAAACCGTTTATTTGCAATGGACGGGCATATTGCAGGAAACACTCGAGCAGATCCTGTGCCTCAGCAGCTTCAGCAATGAGAGCCGCGACGCTGTCCTCAACGGTGTCTTTTTGGTCAAGTCGCTTTTTTAGAAGCGTCAGGTAGCCTGATATGGCTCCCATCGAATTCCGCAGTTGATGAGCCAGACCTCCAGCCAGCTCTCCCAACGCGGCCATTCGTTCTTTTACCTCAAGTTCAGTGCGCAACTGCGTAACCTCACTCAGGTTATTTAGCAACAGTGACACTCCCAGCGGCTGGTCGTTTCCTCCACAGATAACCGATGTGGATACTCCAACTGTAAGATGACGTCCGTCCGGGCCGGTCATATCCGTTTCCTGGTAATCAGTCGCCGTCAGATCTTTCAGACTCATCGAAACCGCTGACGATATCACCGATCCGTCAGGGATTACCGTCCCATAGGCCTTTCCAATACAACCTTCGATTGTCACCCCCAGCATACTCTCGGCCGCATCATTGACAGTTACAATGTTGCCTTCAAGATCAAACGTGACAATGCCGGAGCGTATCGATTGCAGCAGGTACTTGTTGAACTGCTCAAGTGAGTCTGCCTTCTGCCTGATGATCTCATTCAGACGCAGAAGTTGCTGTTCCTGTTTCCTGAGTTCATGAATAACCCGGCGATATTCCTCGACAACTGCATCGGCGTCGTCCTCACCGGCATCAAGCGACCGACCCGCATGTTTCGCCTCAAGCTTTAGTTTGCGAAGTGGGGAGAATATGATTTTTGATAATAGCAGGTAAATTCCGATCAGGACAATTACTACTACTACTCCCATCGTAGCCACCAATCGCTGACTATCATCAAGATAGGCCAGTTCGACATCCTCCCGGGACAGGATCAATAAATTGTAGCGATTACCGGGAATAGGGCTGACAAGGAAATATTGGTCATTACTCCCTCGCGTCAAACTTTGATATTCCGATGTGAAGAGCTTCTCAGCCAGGTCGTGCATATCTGCAACAGGCAACTTCTGAGCAACAACACGGAACCACTTGAGTCTTGCTTCTCTGGTCCCGTCAGCTGGTCTGGTAGGGAAGATACAAATCCTGCTGAGTTGAAAGGTCCGTTTGAGTTGCGCTTCCTGTTCAGCGTTCAGGTGTGGCTCTGCCATACTGGGTAAGGCGCGTCCGATAACTACTGCGGCAGATTCCATGCTGGAGGTAAGCGATTCGCGTTTGGCTTCACGAGTTCGATAGATGACCAGGTTGGATAGGAAACTCAGGAACACCAGGGCGAGAATGATTGCCAGCAAGCCCAGGTGTACTTCCGATTCGTACCGTTTCATTGTGCCGCCCATATCAACCCCATCAAATCGTTGCGGTTAATGTCGTCGCGACATCACCACGGAGTAACACCAACGACCGTTACTAGATACCAATGGATGATACGATCGCCAAATATGATAGCCACCACCGCCGCCGAAGCCAGAAACGGACCAAACGGAATCATTCGCGTTTCGCGCAGTCGAGATGAAAAACACATTACCGCCAACGATACCACCAGCCCGATCGCAGCGGATCCGAAAAACACAAAGATGACTTTCTGCCACCCAAGAAACGCTCCCAGCATACCGGCCATTTTGATGTCGCCCCCGCCCATCGACTCTTTCTTGAACAACCAATCACCCAAAAGCGCCACCAGGTACAGCGACCCTCCTCCCGCCACCAACCCGATGATGGCGCTGAGAATCCCGATTCCGTCCGGCCGCATCGACACAGCCAGCCCGACAATCATACCGGGAAGAGTTATGGAATCAGGAATGATCCGGTGATCCAGGTCAATGAAAAAAATGACGACCAACGCGGAGGCCAGGACTGCCAATATCAGAAAATCTAACGACATCCCCTCTTGTCGGAAGAAATACAAATAGAGCGCTGCATTGAGCAACTCTACTATAGGATATCGCATTGAGATTGATTCCTGACAGAACGCACATTTCCCTCGCAGGCAAAGATAGCTCAGAACGGGGATATTGTGGTACCACTTGAGTTGTTGACCACAGGCGGTGCAGGCCGAACGACCAGACACGAATTTCTTGCCGAGCGGAAGGCGATAGATCAGCACATTAAGAAACGATCCTATCACCAGCCCGAACAGGCCGATCCAAATCGGTAGTAGTAGTTCCATAGCTTTAAGTATCGGAAACAGGCGGGATTATCTCAACTCACCCACAGCATTCATCACCAGGGCACAGACAGCTGGTCCGGCAGTCTCCGTGCGCAGGATACGCGTACCCAGTCTGGTGGGGGTGAATCCGGCACGTATCGCAAACTGGTATTCATCGTCTGAAAATCCGGACTCAGGACCAACGAGCAGGTACGCCCGCTGATAGTCAGAGTTTATACTCAAATTATCGAAAGATGACACGCTCGGGTCGGGATGAAAAATCAAGCTCAGGCTTCCCGGCTCGACCTGTGGGAGGAAATCCACCACCGATGTAGGCGTCGAGATATTGGGTAGATATGACCGGCGACATTGCTTTAGCGCCGCCAGGGCAACTTTCTCCCAACGCTTCAGGCGCGACGCAAGACGCTTGGGATCATCAAATCTCATCTTTGTCTTGTTGGTGACCAAAGGCACAAAGCGTCTGACTCCCAACTGTGTTCCCTTATCAATAATCTCGTCAAACTTACTCCCGACAGAAAGTCCAACCGCCAGAGTAAGATGGATCGACGGCTCCCCATAATGTCGCGTTTCAGAATGGATGCCAACCGTGACCTTTTTCGAACGTGGACCACCAGTTAGTTCACCTCGAAAAGCAGTACCAATTCCATCCACGACGATCACCGGTGTTCCCTTACTGAGGCGCAAAACCGACTGGGCGTGCCTGCCTTCTGCGGCCGATAACTCAATGATGTCCCCGGTTCGATTCTGGGGCGGCGCATAGAAAAGCGGTGGCAACAAATTAGCACTCCTTCTGTACGATAATGGTTCGCCACTCGTTGTCCGGATAGATATCGACTTCGGAAAAATCGTGTGCCTTCAGAGCAGAGGATACTTCATTGACATCCTGCTCCAACAGGCCTGACAAGACGAGCATTCCTGGTGAAGACGTCAGTGAGACCAGATCATCGAGCATTTCGAGAACAGTCACTTTGATGATGTTGGCACAGACGAAATCATATGGCTCGTCGCCTCGACATTTTTCGATGGATCCAAACAGGATGTTATTGGGAGCAGTAATCCTGTTGGCGATAACATTCTCACGGCAATTCTCTATCGCCACCACATCGTAATCAATCGCTTTAATATACGACGCCCCCATCTTGTCAGCCAGAATGGAGAGAATCCCGGAGCCACATCCCATATCGAGAAACCGTGCGTCCGGTTTGAAGTATTTCCGCAGAACGATCATACAGGATCGGGTCGTCTCATGCGTACCAGAACCAAAAGCCATCCTGGGTTCAATTATAATCTGATAGCGCGTTTGGGGTACATCGGTAATCCAGGGCGGAACAATTGTGATGTCATCGGCAACGATCACCGGCAACACCGACTTTCGGTATTCTTCTTCCCACATCCGGTGGACAATCGTCCGGCTCGTGATCTCCGGGGCGATGGGCATATTATCCCCAACCAGACCATTAACATAGGATGCCAACTGTGCTCGTTGCTGGTCAGTCTCGTCGGGGTTAACATAGAATATCACCGTCGTGACATCGCAGTCTTCCTCGTCCTCAAGGACAAGCCCATTAGATATTTCTTCGGATATAATAAAATCGCACACGGCATCTACATGGCATGGTGGCAATTCTACTCGTAGTTCGGTCAGCCTGCTCTCATCTTTGTCGTGGGGCTTAGGCAAAACCATAGTGGTCGGGGCTTGTCTCAATCAATAGGCTGCTGCTGTAAGAACTGATTCAAACTCCCAACGTCTCCCTCAATTTGGAAAAGAACGACTTACCGCCGGTTGGAGCCGTAAACGACTCCGAGGAGGACAGCTTCTCAAGCATGTTCTTGTCC from Candidatus Zixiibacteriota bacterium encodes:
- a CDS encoding riboflavin synthase; this encodes MIEDIGTIVDLPARGNYRLLTIKSPLVDSDLSIGDSIACDGVCLTVTELGAGSFTVEASQETAERSILHIYRRGSLLNLERALQVGSRVGGHFVTGHVDCTASVAKVVRVGESLEIVVQYDPKFDRLVIEKGSVAINGISLTVNRVDSGRLSVNLIPHSATATTVSQWKTGDEVNIEFDMLGKYLLKINQYSENNGLTKNKLFESGW
- the ribD gene encoding bifunctional diaminohydroxyphosphoribosylaminopyrimidine deaminase/5-amino-6-(5-phosphoribosylamino)uracil reductase RibD, encoding MPERTDREFMALALELASRGRYHTAPNPMVGAVIVKKGRIIGQGYHRRVGGDHAEVAALKNVARSVRGATIYVTLEPCCHTGHTGPCTKAIIEAGIKRVVVAVKDPNPQVNGKGLRALRKAGLTVETGLMRTEAIRLNEIYFNWHRHGRPFVVLKMAQSLDGRIATRTGSSQWISCPATLKLAHQLRAEFDGVVVGMNTVAVDNPSLTVRRVKGANPYRIVLTSSLKFPRRCHLLLDNDDYKTVVAGPAAANERFAKTKRGQNLIYWNLAEKPNGQLDVADLVKQAGSFGLRSLLIEGGQNVATEFLKLNLVDKCVIVIAPKIVGEGINAIGDLKTQVMADALQLEKHEFQQLGKDCVVIGYPRKRA
- a CDS encoding response regulator gives rise to the protein MQTYVSTKLIQKYFQARAGKKFAGIVTQVDTAAQMMARILGADFVAVFYCGQGELIPVSYQHGHHLSIRNLGALESYWANKRSDLLPHESIMIDLEEDDSASTLPPDQFGRDNSFACNYQFRYDFDGDLDLICSAYWYESQPAVSLESIHMLDLACQSASIAMNAADDLAQVENYSQGLSRLLPLFELPLRTLAYDELVDQVLQRVNDIIPGAIVLALQRDNDTGSFTLKEHINCDRPTDEDLKLMLEQVEPLIRLDLQEDTLKYRCQNLGRDSDTYWSHAVMLEISPDSDIHLVLVVKAAGNIELSANDRELLSVLAVFVQTVLRNALLVKQLREANQLLDEASQRLANTETVAALADMTSGLAHDFNNVFGGLIGRVQLMKRKTEDGANLEGLNQLEHLALVGAESVRRLQEFSTSVTQRKLYPVELGQLLKDLMAVGRITWQEIAAGKKIQVCARCLLDKVVVSGDRVDLMTVIDKLVDNAVKFSPNGSKVDIIVAAEENLITITVSDEGPGIPEQLRTKIFYPFFTTTLERGAGLGLAIVRGIVGRLNGNVAVHSNESGGSSFVVTLEGIEESPRKVVRETTLSKNKPERLRILVVDDDSDVREVLMDTLAIDGHNPVGCPDGYVALEEIDKRDFNMMITDLGMPGMSGLELAGIVHERFPAMPIAMITGWGTQLDESELALSGIRTIMSKPFHLKDVRALVSDLSAEAQSSDQIFPRN
- a CDS encoding GAF domain-containing protein, which codes for MEGQTVNLGAGLISLSALVVVLRFRPMILALSGEVYRHISSGLVIMALVATARLGNDAGFFVSVPFFSEPLFFKLTSWIATITATVLLASGISGWLERGRSPQAQSDKKDNRYDLLKQIEQLVAGESRTTLILERVLELIVGGLRISKGAIFVRQQRTGTISFLSAAGGLEKDVDLLRSISTSASSTDESDDIAVEVPPGSESPRVVMPLRVKGKLVAVFLLWTDKIGLSIEDQDVVRLVMDILGRSMTSRKLQLEVEYGRQQNRETENLQEIIDSGGNFDDRVVRVARLLRGVTGAEYLSFTMAYTGRDSRRYTVGRNGTLLSEKGLDPIWLEDLSSTMTDGTHPFMATTDMEQMPPFVGDIMKATGVKDLLVVPLQDTNCTKAVLLLGPVHARGRTLHTLRAMIPVLARMLSAEIGRYEEEQFRRRHTLVNCILSELASESESQQVYQKAANVLLRELRTSSVRISTFEENGTFLRSRALALTHSQDDMVPADGHMIMSLMPYHRLVRDHGRLMVINQENAEGTMSQAETRQMYRPDLKSALLVPITLGQQVCGVISLADRRRSDRYHYTPCDVLFVSSVAAAVALVIRSAFDSTLTEATRLQFETVGMSTGSFPRGSICSPPVGPSDPVGNVDSRIVAPESTDTEKIIG
- the rnhC gene encoding ribonuclease HIII translates to MSGRRVVGVDESGKGDFFGPLVVAAFLAPDDACPMLVKAGVRDGKKLSDNRVLDLDEFLRKDFAHQLVVIDPEQYNARYKNIRNLNKLLAHGHGEAISGVLEQQTADLIVVDQFGKTELVESVLRKAGVSVEVNQRFRGEEIVQVAAASILARAAFIREIKRLSGEYHVDIPKGASAQVDRVGRELVHLYGVDVLTKLSKTHFKNFSRASSLTLFSK
- the efp gene encoding elongation factor P, translating into MFSPSDFRKGLRIVVDDQPYYVVSYQHFKMGRGKANIRTKLKHIKTGAVVEKVFGSNDSFKAPDVEERKMQYLYENSGAYTFMDSETFDQIEIPVENLGDARWFLLENSDYKVLFLDGQALSVDLPASVIMEVVTTEPAARGDTVSNITKPATVMTGLEVKVPPFIKEGDMIKIDTRTSEYIERAN
- a CDS encoding PAS domain S-box protein, which gives rise to MKRYESEVHLGLLAIILALVFLSFLSNLVIYRTREAKRESLTSSMESAAVVIGRALPSMAEPHLNAEQEAQLKRTFQLSRICIFPTRPADGTREARLKWFRVVAQKLPVADMHDLAEKLFTSEYQSLTRGSNDQYFLVSPIPGNRYNLLILSREDVELAYLDDSQRLVATMGVVVVIVLIGIYLLLSKIIFSPLRKLKLEAKHAGRSLDAGEDDADAVVEEYRRVIHELRKQEQQLLRLNEIIRQKADSLEQFNKYLLQSIRSGIVTFDLEGNIVTVNDAAESMLGVTIEGCIGKAYGTVIPDGSVISSAVSMSLKDLTATDYQETDMTGPDGRHLTVGVSTSVICGGNDQPLGVSLLLNNLSEVTQLRTELEVKERMAALGELAGGLAHQLRNSMGAISGYLTLLKKRLDQKDTVEDSVAALIAEAAEAQDLLECFLQYARPLQINGFPEVLADLVFDVVSSFQVRQDLTAIRFRIEADMQLTVILDALLFKQVLGNLIENAALAYGPDGGEVLIEVSEADGNVIIEVSDNGCGIPIENLDKIFTPFFSSRAAGTGLGLSLASKIVDLHGGRLTVTSEANQRTVFSVILPMIPTPDQDNTNSGVSAQVVT